From a single Brassica oleracea var. oleracea cultivar TO1000 chromosome C5, BOL, whole genome shotgun sequence genomic region:
- the LOC106292196 gene encoding pre-mRNA-splicing factor SPF27 homolog produces the protein MATNNGDVLMLEAAPEATKPWASAANAEVIDALPYIDDDYGNPLIKAEVDRLVEEEMRRSSKKPADFLKDLPPLPKFDFENCPVLGKEYERVRAGKPPVRIDFESRYKHELPPAGKKNDDAAWKQYLHKTQRSLQQKKIELENLEMMSKQGPEIWRQNNHRLEVFLTRMQRLAQEQNEEIEKVNRERKYHQQTTAYELNALSQEWRQLCVKNMEIQSACAVLETQIDSLKREASETLFPFFFYEAAVLIAVLDIS, from the exons ATGGCGACGAACAATGGAGACGTTTTGATGCTGGAGGCGGCGCCGGAGGCTACGAAACCCTGGGCGAGCGCGGCGAACGCAGAAGTTATCGATGCGCTTCCTTATATAGACGATGACTACGGCAATCCACTGATTAAGGCTGAGGTGGACCGCTTGGTGGAGGAAGAGATGCGTCGGAGCTCTAAGAAGCCTGCTGACTTCCTCAAGGATCTCCCTCCTCTTCCCAAGTTCGATTTCGAG AACTGTCCAGTTCTAGGCAAAGAGTATGAGCGTGTTCGAGCCGGGAAGCCTCCAGTGCGGATTGATTTCGAGTCCCGGTATAAGCATGAATTGCCGCCTGCTGGTAAGAAAAATGATGATGCTGCCTGGAAGCAGTATCTTCACAAGACTCAACGTTCATTGCAACAGAAGAAGATCGA GCTTGAGAATTTGGAAATGATGTCAAAACAAGGGCCCGAGATTTGGAGACAGAACAACCATCGGCTAGAAGTATTCTTGACCAG AATGCAAAGACTAGCTCAGGAGCAGAACGAGGAGATTGAAAAAGTTAATCGCGAGAGGAAGTATCATCAG CAAACCACAGCGTACGAGCTAAACGCTTTATCTCAAGAATGGAGACAGCTCTGTGTCAAGAACATGGAGATTCAGTCTGCGTGTGCTGTGCTTGAGACACAAATCGATTCGTTGAAAAGGGAAGCTTCTGAAA CTCTATTCCCCTTTTTCTTTTATGAGGCTGCCGTTTTAATTGCGGTTTTAGACATCAGTTAA
- the LOC106344090 gene encoding uncharacterized protein LOC106344090 isoform X2, producing the protein MKEKDLLYHTILARSFSKNEQKRLGYGAFIASLFFVFTLCTIFKSYLNPLPTMETQLSVDTGLRILRVTETHKSQAFNSNYTTTSGASESLIIPTTQNNITSNATNTQSLTSSEDDKLSVCNDTSLPKNYLDLFNCTTPTSISNEQSVSDGNKMEETVKCKKQSRTEICELNGDVRVHGKSATILAAITSAFSGNSTWQMRPYARKGDLVAMSRVREWTVKLTQNADHLENANFSSRCVRNHSVPAIVFSLGGYTMNNFHDFTDVVVPLFTTARRFNGEVRFLVTNKNQPWINKFKEILRSLSNYELIYIDGEDETHCFTTVVVGLNRHPEYFKELTIDPSHSEYSMSDFRRFLRDTYSLRNAAVSTGESLRRRPRILIISRARSRAFTNTDEIANAAGEIGFEVVVAEANTGVASFAETVNSCDVMLGVHGAGLTNMVFLPENAVVFQILPIGGFEWLAETDFGRPAKGMNLTYLEYKIEAEESSLVRQYGRDHEVVRDPSAVAKRGWTAFKSAYLVGQNVTVDINRFKPVLAKAFELLQRQSV; encoded by the exons ATGAAAGAGAAGGATCTTCTTTACCATACAATACTTGCTCGTAGCTTTAGCAAAAACGAGCAGAAGAGACTTGGCTATGGAGCTTTCATTGCCTCTCTTTTCTTCGTCTTCACTCTTTGCACCATCTTTAAATCTTATCTCAACCCATTACCAACCA TGGAAACGCAATTATCAGTGGACACTGGTCTAAGGATACTGAGAGTAACAGAAACGCATAAATCGCAAGCGTTTAACAGCAACTATACAACAACATCTGGAGCTTCTGAGTCTCTCATTATCCCGACGACTCAAAATAACATTACATCAAACGCTACAAATACGCAGAGCTTAACCAGTTCTGAAGATGACAAGCTAAGTGTTTGCAACGACACAAGCTTGCCCAAGAATTATCTTGATTTGTTTAACTGTACTACACCCACTTCAATCTCCAATGAACAATCTGTTTCAG ACGGTAATAAAATGGAGGAAACGGTAAAATGTAAGAAGCAATCAAGAACAGAGATATGCGAGTTAAACGGCGACGTAAGGGTCCACGGTAAATCCGCGACGATTCTTGCGGCGATCACATCTGCGTTTTCGGGAAATTCCACGTGGCAAATGAGACCTTACGCGCGAAAAGGTGACCTTGTGGCCATGAGTCGCGTTAGAGAATGGACGGTGAAATTAACACAAAACGCTGACCATTTAGAGAACGCTAATTTCTCATCGCGATGCGTTAGGAATCACAGCGTTCCGGCGATTGTTTTCTCTCTCGGAGGCTACACGATGAACAACTTCCACGATTTCACCGACGTCGTGGTCCCTCTTTTCACGACGGCGCGTAGATTCAACGGAGAAGTCCGGTTCCTCGTGACGAACAAGAATCAACCGTGGATCAACAAATTTAAGGAGATACTGAGGAGTCTCTCGAACTACGAACTGATTTACATCGACGGAGAAGATGAAACGCACTGTTTCACCACCGTCGTCGTCGGTCTCAATCGCCATCCAGAGTACTTCAAAGAGCTGACGATCGATCCTTCCCATTCCGAGTATTCCATGTCCGATTTCCGGAG GTTCCTAAGAGACACTTACTCGCTGAGAAACGCCGCCGTGAGTACCGGAGAAAGTCTGCGGCGGAGGCCACGGATCCTGATTATATCCAGAGCCAGATCGCGAGCCTTCACGAACACCGACGAGATCGCGAACGCGGCGGGAGAAATCGGATTCGAAGTCGTGGTGGCGGAAGCGAACACAGGCGTCGCGAGTTTCGCGGAGACGGTGAACTCGTGCGACGTGATGCTCGGCGTTCACGGCGCGGGGCTTACAAACATGGTGTTCTTGCCGGAGAACGCGGTGGTGTTTCAGATTCTTCCGATCGGTGGATTCGAGTGGCTGGCGGAGACGGATTTCGGAAGGCCGGCGAAGGGGATGAACCTGACGTATTTGGAGTACAAGATCGAGGCGGAGGAGAGCTCGCTTGTGCGGCAGTACGGCCGCGATCACGAGGTCGTTAGAGATCCATCGGCGGTTGCGAAACGCGGGTGGACGGCGTTCAAGTCGGCCTATTTGGTAGGGCAGAACGTGACCGTTGATATAAACCGGTTCAAGCCGGTTCTTGCCAAAGCTTTTGAGTTATTGCAGAGACAGTCGGTGTAA
- the LOC106293005 gene encoding monothiol glutaredoxin-S12, chloroplastic-like → MAASANLGSLRSTTTSLFFTNRPFSLSMLRSSLVLRTCLIKPTPLRLVVSWPPHHGSSVRAMSSSSSSLEETVKTTVAENPVVVYSKSWCSYSSEVKSLFNGLQVKPLVIELDELGAEGSQLQNVLEKLTGQFTVPNVFIGGKHIGGCSDTLQLYNKGELEPMLAAANAKTGQT, encoded by the exons ATGGCCGCATCAGCCAATCTCGGGAGCCTGAGATCGACGACGACGTCGCTGTTTTTTACAAATCGGCCATTCTCTTTGTCCATGTTAAGAAGCTCTCTCGTATTAAGGACATGTCTTATTAAGCCCACACCTCTCCGGCTCGTCGTGTCGTGGCCACCGCACCACGGCTCTTCCGTGAGGGCCATGTCATCATCGTCATCTTCCTTGGAGGAGACAGTTAAAACGACTGTAGCAGAAAACCCTGTGGTTGTCTACTCCAAATCCTGGTGCTC ATACTCGTCGGAAGTGAAGTCGTTGTTCAATGGGCTTCAAGTTAAGCCACTCGTTATTGAACTCGATGAACTTG GTGCAGAGGGGTCGCAGCTGCAGAATGTCTTGGAGAAACTCACTGGACAATTCACTGTTCCTAATGTTTTCATCG GAGGCAAGCACATTGGTGGCTGCTCAG ATACGTTGCAGCTGTACAATAAAGGAGAGCTCGAGCCAATGTTAGCTGCGGCCAATGCCAAAACCGGTCAGACCTAG
- the LOC106344090 gene encoding uncharacterized protein LOC106344090 isoform X1, producing MKEKDLLYNTILARSFSKNEQKRLGYGAFIASIFFVFTLCTIFKPYLSPLPIVESQLSVDVGLRMLRISETHKPKALSSSNYTTSQSNITSNTTNTQRLTSSEDDKLSVYNDTSLPKNHSDSFNRTTPTLISKEQVISDGNMMEETVKCKKQSRTEVCELNGDVRVHGKSATIRTAITSAFSGNTTWQMRPYARKRDSGAMNNVREWTVKLDKNAERLENANFSRCVTNHSVPAIVFSLGGYSMNNFHAFADIVVPLFTTARRFNGEVQFLVTNKNQAWINKFKEILRSLSNYDLIHIDDENETHCFPTVIVGLKIHPEYFKELTIDSSFSEYSMSDFRRFLRDAYSLRNAAVDLRRRRPRIMILSRAGSRAFTNTDEIANAAGETGFEVMVAEASTGLASFAETVNSCDVMLGVHGAGLTNMVFLPENAVVIQILPIGGFEWLAETDFGRPAKGMNLTYLEYSLVRKYGRDHEIVRDPLAVIKRGWMAFKSTYLVQNVTVDINRFKPLLAKAFELLQKQSL from the exons ATGAAAGAGAAGGATCTTCTTTACAATACAATACTTGCTCGTAGCTTTAGCAAAAACGAGCAGAAGAGACTTGGCTATGGAGCTTTCATCGCCTCTATTTTCTTTGTCTTCACTCTTTGCACCATCTTTAAACCTTATCTCAGCCCATTACCAATCG TGGAGTCGCAATTATCAGTGGACGTTGGTCTCAGGATGCTGAGAATATCAGAAACGCATAAACCGAAGGCGTTGAGTAGCAGCAACTATACAACGTCTCAAAGCAACATTACATCAAATACAACAAATACGCAGAGGTTAACCAGTTCTGAAGATGACAAGCTTAGTGTCTACAACGACACAAGCTTGCCCAAGAATCATTCTGATTCGTTTAACCGTACTACACCCACTTTAATCTCCAAAGAACAAGTTATTTCAG ACGGTAATATGATGGAGGAAACGGTAAAATGTAAGAAGCAATCGAGAACAGAGGTGTGCGAATTAAACGGCGACGTAAGAGTCCACGGTAAATCCGCGACGATTCGAACCGCGATCACGTCTGCGTTTTCGGGAAATACCACGTGGCAAATGAGACCTTACGCGAGAAAAAGAGACTCTGGGGCCATGAATAACGTTAGAGAATGGACGGTGAAATTGGATAAAAACGCCGAGCGACTAGAGAACGCTAATTTCTCGCGTTGCGTTACGAATCACAGCGTTCCGGCGATTGTTTTCTCTCTGGGAGGCTACTCGATGAACAACTTCCACGCTTTCGCCGACATCGTGGTTCCTCTTTTCACGACGGCGCGTAGATTCAACGGTGAAGTCCAGTTCCTCGTGACGAACAAGAACCAGGCGTGGATCAACAAGTTCAAGGAGATACTGAGGAGTCTCTCGAACTACGATCTGATTCACATCGACGACGAAAACGAAACGCACTGTTTCCCCACCGTCATCGTCGGCCTCAAGATCCATCCGGAGTACTTCAAAGAGCTGACGATTGATTCTTCGTTTTCTGAATACTCCATGTCCGACTTCCGGAGGTTCCTAAGAGACGCGTACTCGCTGCGAAACGCCGCCGTGGATCTGCGGCGGCGGAGGCCACGGATCATGATTCTGTCCAGAGCCGGATCGCGAGCGTTCACGAACACCGACGAGATCGCGAACGCGGCGGGAGAAACCGGATTCGAAGTCATGGTGGCGGAAGCGAGCACAGGCCTCGCTAGCTTCGCGGAGACGGTGAACTCGTGCGACGTGATGCTCGGCGTTCACGGCGCGGGGCTTACGAACATGGTGTTCTTGCCGGAGAACGCGGTGGTGATTCAGATTCTTCCGATCGGTGGATTCGAGTGGCTGGCGGAGACGGATTTCGGAAGGCCGGCGAAGGGGATGAACCTGACGTATTTGGAGTACTCGCTCGTGCGGAAGTACGGACGCGATCACGAGATCGTTAGAGATCCGTTGGCGGTTATTAAACGCGGGTGGATGGCGTTCAAGTCGACCTATTTGGTACAGAACGTGACTGTTGATATAAACCGGTTCAAGCCGCTTCTTGCCAAAGCTTTTGAGTTACTGCAGAAGCAGTCGCTGTAA
- the LOC106292856 gene encoding pre-mRNA-splicing factor SPF27 homolog — protein sequence MATNNGDVLMLEAAPEATKPWASAANAEVIDALPYIDDDYGNPLIKAEVDRLVEEEMRRSSKKPADFLKDLPPLPKFDFENCPVLGKEYERVRAGKPPVRIDFESRYKHELPPAGKKNDDAAWKQYLHKTQRSLQQKKIELENLEMMSKQGPEIWRQNNHRLEVFLTRMQRLAQEQNEEIEKVNRERKYHQQTTAYELNALSQEWRQLCVKNMEIQSACAVLETQIDSLKREASERGWNLEEKLESVKPLQSQ from the exons ATGGCGACGAACAATGGAGACGTTTTGATGCTGGAGGCGGCGCCGGAGGCTACGAAACCCTGGGCGAGCGCGGCGAACGCAGAAGTTATCGATGCGCTTCCTTATATAGACGATGACTACGGCAATCCACTGATTAAGGCTGAGGTGGACCGCTTGGTGGAGGAAGAGATGCGTCGGAGCTCTAAGAAGCCTGCTGACTTCCTCAAGGATCTCCCTCCTCTTCCCAAGTTCGATTTCGAG AACTGTCCAGTTCTAGGCAAAGAGTATGAGCGTGTTCGAGCCGGGAAGCCTCCAGTGCGGATTGATTTCGAGTCCCGGTATAAGCATGAATTGCCGCCTGCTGGTAAGAAAAATGATGATGCTGCCTGGAAGCAGTATCTTCACAAGACTCAACGTTCATTGCAACAGAAGAAGATCGA GCTTGAGAATTTGGAAATGATGTCAAAACAAGGGCCCGAGATTTGGAGACAGAACAACCATCGGCTAGAAGTATTCTTGACCAG AATGCAAAGACTAGCTCAGGAGCAGAACGAGGAGATTGAAAAAGTTAATCGCGAGAGGAAGTATCATCAG CAAACCACAGCGTACGAGCTAAACGCTTTATCTCAAGAATGGAGACAGCTCTGTGTCAAGAACATGGAGATTCAGTCTGCGTGTGCTGTGCTTGAGACACAAATCGATTCGTTGAAAAGGGAAGCTTCTGAAAG GGGATGGAACTTAGAAGAGAAACTTGAAAGTGTCAAACCGCTTCAATCGCAGTGA